A window of Pirellula sp. SH-Sr6A contains these coding sequences:
- a CDS encoding tyrosine-type recombinase/integrase — protein MKTLNAQPDQLLPSQLIGSATLPVLATFDPNLPVLLQQQGPAAQFAWEEFIFAKIRNPHTRLAYERAVKQFLKHCEQLGRELPQISPRDVASYLDQLNLATATKKLHLAGLRHFFDTLVTRHVVILNPAHSVRGDRLQVLEGKTPEITVQQTRQLLQSIDTSTVVGLRDRAILGILKYTIVRRGAVARLRRGDFYDVGDQYCLRFTEKGGKYREIPVRHDLRQFIAEYIAAAKIEYSEKNTPLFRSVIRRTKQLTMNGMTPGDIGRMVKRRISDAGLPSILSPHSFRAGTITDLLSQGVPLEDVQNLAGHADPRTTRLYDRRQRKVTRNVVERIST, from the coding sequence TTGAAAACGTTGAATGCTCAGCCAGACCAGTTGTTACCCAGTCAACTAATTGGCTCAGCGACGTTGCCGGTATTAGCCACCTTCGATCCGAACTTGCCCGTGCTGCTCCAGCAGCAGGGACCAGCGGCACAGTTTGCTTGGGAGGAGTTCATCTTTGCGAAGATTCGCAATCCTCACACACGACTCGCCTACGAGCGAGCGGTCAAGCAGTTCCTGAAGCATTGCGAGCAACTCGGCCGCGAGTTACCTCAAATATCCCCGAGGGATGTTGCGAGCTACCTCGACCAGCTCAATCTAGCGACGGCAACCAAGAAGCTTCATCTGGCCGGGCTGCGACATTTTTTCGACACGCTGGTAACGCGGCACGTTGTCATCCTCAATCCCGCACACTCAGTACGTGGAGACCGGCTACAAGTCTTGGAAGGCAAGACACCCGAGATCACTGTGCAACAGACTCGGCAGCTCTTACAGAGTATCGACACTTCTACCGTTGTTGGACTCCGTGATCGAGCGATTCTCGGCATCCTGAAATACACTATTGTGCGACGTGGGGCGGTTGCTCGCTTACGACGAGGAGACTTTTACGATGTTGGCGATCAGTACTGCCTCCGGTTCACGGAAAAAGGCGGGAAGTATCGGGAGATCCCAGTTCGACACGATCTCCGCCAGTTCATCGCTGAATACATCGCTGCTGCGAAGATCGAGTACTCGGAAAAGAACACCCCGCTCTTCCGCTCCGTCATTCGCCGAACAAAGCAATTGACGATGAACGGAATGACGCCCGGCGATATCGGCCGTATGGTCAAGCGACGCATCAGTGATGCGGGCCTGCCAAGCATTCTCTCACCACACTCGTTTCGAGCAGGGACGATCACAGATTTGCTCAGCCAGGGAGTGCCCCTGGAGGATGTACAGAATCTAGCTGGTCATGCAGATCCACGAACGACAAGGCTCTACGATCGACGACAACGGAAGGTGACAAGAAATGTTGTAGAGCGAATTTCAACCTAA
- a CDS encoding ISAs1 family transposase, whose product MAAKTNLVECMSLVEDPRIERTKAHDLKDILVLSVLAVLCGADGWEDIELFGKIRLSWLRKFIKLKNGVPSHDTISRVFRMIKPDAFQEAFLAWVESLDFGSDGLNVIAIDGKSLRRSHDKKSFKNMLHSVAAWSVANRLVLGCESVDEKSNEITAIPELLKKLELRGAIITTDAMGSQKEIAKQISDDGGDYVLAIKDNHPKLAKAMGEYFDNVHEQGLAEHKVRHHETYDKAHGRTEKRYYYHAPIPDCLREFTESWDGAKSIGQVHSITLRNGKETIETRYYLSSLEVGVKRFASAVRSHWGIENSLHWVLDMTFNEDQSRIRKGHGPDNFALLRRFAINILSLDTSKESTRKKRKRAAWDENYLLNRLAAII is encoded by the coding sequence ATGGCAGCAAAAACCAATCTCGTCGAGTGTATGTCGCTTGTTGAAGATCCACGCATTGAGCGAACAAAGGCTCATGACCTTAAGGATATTCTTGTACTCTCGGTCCTGGCTGTCCTTTGTGGAGCCGATGGATGGGAAGATATCGAGTTGTTCGGAAAGATCCGATTGTCGTGGCTTCGCAAATTCATCAAACTCAAGAACGGTGTGCCGTCCCACGACACCATCAGCCGTGTTTTTCGGATGATCAAGCCGGATGCCTTTCAAGAGGCCTTTTTAGCATGGGTAGAAAGCTTGGACTTTGGTAGCGACGGACTCAATGTTATCGCGATCGATGGAAAATCCCTTCGACGATCGCACGACAAGAAGTCGTTCAAAAACATGTTGCACAGTGTTGCTGCATGGAGTGTTGCAAATCGGCTTGTTCTCGGCTGCGAGTCTGTCGATGAGAAATCCAACGAGATCACGGCAATCCCCGAGTTACTGAAGAAACTCGAGCTTCGTGGTGCCATCATCACGACAGATGCGATGGGAAGCCAGAAAGAAATCGCCAAGCAGATTTCTGATGACGGAGGTGACTACGTTTTGGCAATCAAGGACAACCATCCTAAGTTGGCGAAGGCTATGGGCGAATACTTCGATAACGTGCATGAGCAGGGATTAGCCGAACACAAAGTTAGGCACCACGAGACTTATGACAAAGCACACGGTCGCACCGAGAAACGGTACTACTATCACGCCCCAATTCCTGACTGCCTGCGGGAGTTTACAGAGTCATGGGATGGCGCTAAGTCAATTGGACAAGTGCACAGCATCACGCTTCGCAACGGCAAGGAAACGATTGAGACTCGCTATTATCTGAGCAGCCTTGAAGTAGGCGTGAAACGATTTGCGAGTGCGGTCCGAAGCCATTGGGGCATCGAGAACTCGCTCCATTGGGTGCTGGATATGACATTCAACGAAGATCAAAGCCGGATACGAAAGGGTCATGGCCCTGATAACTTTGCCCTACTTCGACGCTTTGCAATTAATATTCTCAGCTTGGACACATCCAAGGAGAGCACGCGCAAAAAACGCAAACGCGCGGCTTGGGACGAAAACTATCTCCTAAACCGCCTCGCAGCAATCATTTAA
- a CDS encoding four helix bundle protein, translated as MSSPRSVQHFRPFQQFQKLRSTDLIPEFLPKKVQLVSCHPDFLGRKAKKIESRWEKVESRKDQDRRTGGLHAISRSKAASYFLPSTRSAFYSLLSSFGVVHDLRLRETPRHQKTVDFADSVCVATEQFQRGYGFLVDQLNRAALSISSNIAEGNGRFTKADRKHFFGIARGSVQECVPQLELAKRRGLIDDAKHKQIKSQLEEISRMLSGLINGLENRET; from the coding sequence ATGTCCAGCCCCCGCTCAGTTCAGCATTTTAGACCGTTCCAACAGTTCCAAAAGCTGCGAAGCACAGACTTGATTCCAGAATTCCTGCCCAAAAAAGTTCAACTGGTGTCCTGTCACCCCGATTTTTTGGGCCGGAAGGCCAAAAAAATAGAGAGTAGATGGGAGAAAGTGGAGAGTAGAAAAGACCAAGATCGGAGAACAGGTGGTTTACACGCCATAAGCCGATCCAAGGCCGCAAGCTACTTTCTCCCATCGACTCGATCTGCTTTCTACTCACTACTCTCTTCTTTTGGAGTAGTCCATGACCTTCGCCTTCGAGAAACTCCTCGTCACCAAAAAACTGTCGACTTTGCAGACTCCGTTTGCGTTGCCACTGAACAATTCCAACGCGGCTACGGCTTCCTCGTAGATCAACTCAATCGCGCCGCCCTCTCGATTTCCTCGAACATCGCCGAAGGCAATGGTCGCTTCACCAAAGCAGATCGCAAACACTTCTTCGGCATCGCACGAGGATCTGTCCAGGAATGTGTACCTCAACTCGAACTTGCCAAACGTCGAGGGCTGATCGACGATGCAAAACACAAACAGATTAAATCACAACTTGAGGAAATCTCTCGCATGTTATCCGGTCTGATCAATGGTCTTGAAAATCGAGAAACATGA
- a CDS encoding GTPase-associated system all-helical protein GASH, with translation MENFIQQFLDAQLFNIADNEERLEKLLASAESLSDAFIENNSLLLQFLRASLVPNVDENSLVLSQIEAHIKKDWSTFLSAQRERPTAINLAVGWQAARRASEKDTELCALLWYGSANLLLDSKVDPLSNLVIDFVKSQGVELERRAVAEWSPYTAKTIKQVKAVAMVEVKNTLQIPLLKASAAVDPSTGSAVEGGNTHQPSTDGNWAAFFSKHASSGITNSIAQVTKAVLESVQSSIDDLSKKVTATSAELNRSHTAQSRRTELLWLSESLYSTRLKKGYRELTPNETIVSLTSDVAEIATGLSPQSVEYFLADKISRLLPSDEIKLESFVRELSGSAVRVALPTQLFIPIQGTKRIGLLEFAGALAAGQTDIKKFIECTGFPKSKSMSASALARWVFREIKCAECINKELWS, from the coding sequence TTGGAAAACTTCATTCAGCAATTCCTCGATGCACAGCTTTTCAACATTGCGGACAACGAAGAACGCTTGGAGAAACTATTGGCTTCGGCCGAATCACTTAGCGACGCTTTTATAGAAAACAATTCGCTTCTACTGCAGTTTTTGAGAGCATCTCTCGTACCAAACGTTGACGAGAATTCCCTCGTACTCTCGCAGATCGAAGCGCACATTAAGAAGGACTGGTCGACATTTCTCAGTGCACAACGCGAACGTCCGACGGCGATCAACTTGGCAGTTGGTTGGCAAGCCGCTCGAAGGGCTTCAGAAAAGGATACTGAGCTGTGTGCACTACTCTGGTATGGTTCAGCAAATCTGTTACTTGATTCGAAAGTCGACCCCCTTTCGAATCTGGTGATTGATTTTGTCAAATCGCAGGGTGTCGAGTTGGAAAGACGTGCGGTTGCTGAGTGGAGCCCATACACAGCAAAGACCATTAAGCAGGTTAAGGCTGTGGCGATGGTTGAAGTGAAAAATACGCTGCAAATCCCTCTGTTGAAAGCGAGCGCGGCAGTTGATCCATCAACGGGAAGTGCGGTTGAGGGGGGCAACACTCATCAACCCTCAACTGACGGCAACTGGGCTGCGTTTTTCTCAAAGCACGCATCCTCAGGAATTACCAATTCGATCGCTCAAGTAACAAAAGCGGTCTTAGAATCAGTGCAATCTTCTATCGACGATCTTAGTAAGAAAGTCACCGCTACTAGTGCAGAGTTGAATCGTAGCCACACTGCGCAGAGCAGACGAACTGAGCTGCTTTGGTTATCCGAGTCGCTTTATTCCACTCGTCTTAAGAAGGGTTACAGAGAACTCACGCCGAACGAAACAATCGTTTCTCTGACGTCGGACGTTGCGGAGATTGCGACAGGATTATCCCCTCAAAGTGTCGAATATTTTCTGGCTGATAAAATCTCCCGATTGTTGCCCAGTGACGAAATAAAATTGGAGTCTTTTGTTCGAGAGCTTTCTGGTTCAGCAGTTCGAGTAGCCCTGCCCACACAATTATTCATCCCGATACAAGGGACAAAGAGGATAGGACTACTGGAATTCGCTGGCGCGTTAGCTGCTGGCCAAACAGACATTAAGAAGTTCATAGAATGCACGGGGTTCCCAAAAAGCAAGTCCATGTCGGCAAGTGCGTTGGCCAGATGGGTTTTCCGTGAAATCAAATGTGCTGAATGCATCAATAAGGAACTATGGTCATGA
- a CDS encoding TRAFAC clade GTPase domain-containing protein, whose product MLSACARPRVVALIGPHNAGKTTYLAALHLLCLRKQIVPHLCFCGSWTLAGWEKIADFMRYPKESSPSYPPHTPISTERSPGLLHYAFRKNDELIQNVMFTDAPGEWFTEWSVNPSPTQYPGATWTIEHADTFLFFIDRESLVGPERGKARLQIKTLASRLSEHLAERPIAIVWAKSDISVATDFQSSIEEILMRTLPSATHFHTRFRLATQEAQEEVVAPLVKSFKFAIEQGRNKNTFIVDLSPQVSTDRFLAYRGVS is encoded by the coding sequence ATGCTCTCTGCTTGTGCTAGGCCACGCGTAGTCGCGTTGATTGGACCCCATAACGCTGGAAAAACCACGTACCTCGCAGCGCTTCATCTTCTTTGCCTCAGAAAGCAGATAGTTCCTCATCTCTGCTTTTGCGGCTCATGGACTCTTGCGGGCTGGGAGAAGATCGCTGATTTTATGCGGTATCCCAAAGAATCGAGTCCATCGTATCCCCCGCACACGCCAATCTCCACGGAGAGATCCCCTGGTCTACTGCACTATGCTTTCAGGAAAAACGACGAGTTGATACAAAATGTCATGTTCACAGACGCTCCCGGCGAGTGGTTTACAGAGTGGTCAGTTAACCCGTCTCCAACGCAATATCCTGGCGCTACTTGGACCATTGAACATGCCGATACTTTTCTCTTCTTCATCGACCGAGAATCGTTGGTTGGTCCGGAAAGAGGAAAGGCACGTCTCCAAATTAAGACCCTTGCTTCCAGACTTTCGGAACATCTCGCGGAGCGACCAATCGCGATCGTGTGGGCAAAAAGTGACATCTCAGTTGCCACTGATTTTCAATCGTCAATCGAGGAAATCCTGATGCGAACGCTACCTTCCGCAACGCATTTCCACACGAGATTCAGATTAGCGACACAGGAAGCCCAAGAAGAAGTTGTAGCTCCGCTAGTCAAATCATTCAAATTTGCAATTGAGCAGGGAAGAAACAAAAACACGTTCATAGTCGATTTATCGCCCCAGGTATCAACCGATAGGTTTCTCGCATATCGAGGAGTAAGTTAA
- a CDS encoding effector-associated domain EAD1-containing protein, translated as MKIKFDTAIFGESGKAHSILHSSIPEFAKTLVAVTDLPLDLPNDAGNTPMLSGFPHDRKYVFLSTLRDASASRGGMARTTALITNIEEVSKIECLDSVFQNLGHDLDHMSLGTAIEFEPVDMIGSIHSVGTVALIRALISSKNSQPVVWIGDEGFRESVCDLWRGLPVTLKRNFTFRYSCTPRDGRIQGTDLILTPVQFRSRWTQQICIQPPLECTPNRQAERYFCDDSVRIAVSKWSDELSAEVNSFETLSLLAESQTLFEQLNSITSLEVTILLRNLARLSPIPNNGKAIKQRVLQELQTRITSGPLDVIGYLRNVEANEFFKGFDAIRIATQQRFTQAIAMAEENSLDLMRQAIKDASRPWAVGILSAFTHILKQKQKSALDLCWRLIATSAEIVVQSWLVQTSEKIQRFERCLIDTIPKSLSEVESQLVATFCKRNNWANLHAIVISSNTNPQLAIAEQLHFQKASDNGFRELSRRLGNRVFVRAAMQTELVPALFNQVVIDCIEDIQLLDMFDIYDFEWRRVLRGIINLAPKHVDQSTVLDNAIEAYWPLHVEGTLIDIDLLGSLSGTKYANLVYTNNRQEIWDSLPANVCGEFLKVTARAWIDRALHDIASLARPEPVLVSEILSNNNRQQLLPVSGADSVVFALSAFRVFPELTQSDFDDWRVRLLTAQRNLPTTTARQIGALLSKNGWRNCADGLLSDYSAYSRQDLHPALCECSNLFGWLTRFRYGFSRESPSIDQWWEEIENVLLYLYPEGPRDKHLWERSGGHVGDLRVHTTGREQWSKLITDLKKGKDFGEASLNTLLSVCLSDYGSNSDITLLVANCPFKLRISRDDSFVD; from the coding sequence ATGAAAATTAAATTCGACACTGCGATTTTTGGTGAAAGTGGTAAAGCTCATTCGATCTTGCATTCATCCATACCGGAGTTCGCAAAAACCCTAGTTGCGGTCACTGACTTGCCACTTGATCTGCCTAACGACGCAGGGAACACGCCAATGTTGAGCGGTTTCCCGCATGATCGCAAATACGTCTTTTTGAGTACTTTACGTGACGCAAGTGCATCGCGAGGAGGAATGGCGAGGACAACTGCACTGATCACCAATATTGAGGAAGTTTCGAAAATAGAATGCCTCGATTCGGTATTTCAAAACCTCGGACATGATTTGGACCATATGTCCCTTGGTACGGCGATTGAATTTGAACCAGTAGACATGATTGGGTCAATCCATTCCGTGGGAACAGTGGCACTCATTCGCGCGCTGATTTCAAGCAAGAACTCTCAGCCAGTAGTCTGGATTGGTGACGAAGGTTTTCGTGAATCAGTGTGCGACCTGTGGCGAGGTCTTCCAGTCACTTTGAAGCGCAATTTTACCTTCCGCTATAGTTGCACTCCGCGTGATGGTCGAATCCAGGGGACTGATTTGATTCTCACGCCAGTGCAATTTCGTTCAAGGTGGACACAGCAAATATGTATCCAACCGCCACTCGAGTGTACGCCAAATAGACAGGCGGAACGATATTTTTGTGACGACAGTGTTCGGATAGCAGTGTCTAAGTGGTCTGACGAGCTCAGTGCAGAAGTCAATTCATTTGAAACCCTATCCTTGCTTGCCGAATCGCAGACACTTTTCGAGCAATTGAACTCGATCACTAGCCTTGAAGTAACGATATTGCTTCGCAATTTGGCCCGATTGTCTCCAATTCCAAACAATGGAAAAGCAATCAAGCAGCGAGTTCTTCAAGAGCTGCAGACCCGTATAACTTCTGGGCCTCTTGACGTCATTGGATACCTCAGAAATGTTGAGGCGAATGAATTTTTTAAAGGGTTCGATGCGATCCGAATTGCGACACAGCAGAGATTCACCCAAGCAATTGCAATGGCAGAAGAGAATTCTCTTGATTTGATGCGTCAAGCAATTAAAGACGCATCGCGCCCCTGGGCTGTCGGAATACTAAGCGCATTCACGCATATACTCAAACAGAAGCAAAAATCTGCCTTAGATCTCTGTTGGCGACTAATAGCGACATCTGCAGAGATAGTTGTTCAATCGTGGCTAGTTCAAACGAGTGAAAAAATCCAGCGTTTTGAACGGTGTTTAATCGATACAATTCCGAAATCTCTCTCAGAAGTTGAATCACAATTAGTGGCGACATTCTGTAAACGAAACAATTGGGCCAATCTTCACGCTATCGTTATATCTTCGAACACAAATCCACAACTCGCGATAGCTGAACAACTGCACTTTCAGAAAGCATCAGACAACGGGTTTCGCGAGCTGTCCAGGCGACTGGGAAATCGTGTCTTTGTCAGGGCCGCAATGCAGACAGAATTAGTACCAGCACTGTTTAATCAAGTCGTCATCGACTGCATTGAGGACATTCAGCTGCTTGATATGTTTGATATATACGATTTTGAGTGGAGGCGAGTTCTAAGAGGAATAATAAACCTAGCCCCAAAACATGTTGATCAATCGACCGTGTTGGATAATGCGATTGAAGCTTATTGGCCCTTGCATGTGGAAGGAACTCTGATTGATATCGATTTACTTGGCTCACTCAGTGGGACGAAGTATGCGAACCTTGTCTACACAAATAATCGGCAGGAGATTTGGGATTCCTTGCCTGCGAATGTCTGCGGGGAATTTTTAAAAGTGACTGCTCGAGCATGGATTGACCGTGCACTTCACGATATCGCTTCCCTGGCTAGACCGGAACCTGTCTTAGTTAGTGAGATTCTATCGAACAACAATCGCCAACAGCTACTTCCAGTTTCTGGTGCAGATTCCGTCGTTTTCGCTTTGAGTGCATTTCGTGTTTTTCCCGAACTCACACAATCCGATTTCGATGACTGGCGTGTTCGTCTACTTACGGCCCAACGCAATTTGCCAACAACGACGGCCCGACAGATTGGTGCACTTTTGTCAAAGAATGGTTGGAGGAACTGCGCAGATGGTTTGCTTTCAGACTACTCCGCATACAGCCGACAAGATTTGCATCCCGCCCTCTGCGAGTGTTCCAATCTCTTTGGATGGCTTACTCGATTTAGATACGGGTTTTCACGAGAGTCCCCGTCAATTGACCAATGGTGGGAAGAAATAGAAAACGTGTTGCTTTATCTTTATCCCGAGGGACCGAGAGACAAACATCTATGGGAACGATCTGGCGGACATGTTGGCGATCTTCGAGTACATACCACAGGTCGCGAGCAATGGAGCAAGTTAATTACCGACCTGAAGAAAGGAAAAGATTTCGGCGAGGCGTCGCTAAACACTTTGCTAAGCGTATGTTTAAGTGATTACGGTTCCAATTCAGACATTACATTGCTTGTCGCGAATTGCCCTTTTAAGCTGCGAATTTCAAGAGATGACTCCTTCGTCGACTAA
- a CDS encoding trypsin-like serine peptidase, translating into MATKVPPQLLQLMCDYYPDSDRARVLMNSLSIPTDYLDFSGPPKTMWFKLLAEAGKHTTFLAVFQQVKQDFPNLDWANVEPVILAPLSTIAPFAIPPESWKGSTTGTVLEKIIGKQSTLLPISFLENGIDASRSVAKVQIPGVGSGSGFLIERNVFLTNNHVLDCESTAASAEALFNYQITREGRDGTVATFKFSPDDLFITSKEDDWTAVRVVGDANANWGQLMFAKAPAEKDQHVNIIQHPGGQPKQIAIYNNLVQFADRTCVQYLTDTMNGSSGSPVFNSSWEVVALHRAGGMLREPNSPSTRQYFRNEGTPIELIRNRLVDEGVIS; encoded by the coding sequence ATGGCTACAAAAGTTCCCCCACAACTGCTACAGCTAATGTGCGACTACTATCCAGACAGCGATCGAGCTCGCGTCCTGATGAATAGCCTTTCCATTCCAACTGATTACCTGGATTTCAGCGGCCCACCCAAAACCATGTGGTTCAAGCTTCTAGCGGAAGCTGGGAAACATACGACGTTCCTCGCTGTATTTCAGCAAGTCAAGCAAGACTTCCCTAATCTCGACTGGGCAAACGTAGAACCGGTTATCCTTGCCCCATTATCAACCATCGCGCCATTTGCAATTCCTCCGGAAAGCTGGAAGGGGAGCACCACCGGGACCGTTCTTGAAAAAATTATTGGGAAGCAATCGACTTTGCTCCCAATAAGCTTTCTCGAAAATGGAATCGACGCTTCCCGAAGTGTCGCAAAAGTCCAAATTCCGGGAGTTGGAAGCGGATCAGGCTTTCTAATCGAGCGAAACGTTTTCCTGACAAATAATCATGTATTGGATTGCGAATCGACCGCCGCGTCAGCGGAAGCACTTTTCAACTATCAAATCACGCGCGAAGGCAGGGATGGAACGGTTGCGACGTTCAAGTTTTCTCCCGACGATCTATTCATTACATCCAAAGAGGATGATTGGACTGCGGTACGAGTTGTTGGTGACGCGAATGCAAATTGGGGGCAGCTGATGTTCGCTAAAGCGCCGGCTGAAAAGGATCAGCACGTTAATATAATTCAGCATCCAGGCGGCCAACCTAAACAGATTGCAATTTATAACAATCTTGTTCAGTTCGCTGACCGAACCTGTGTTCAGTATTTGACCGATACGATGAATGGGTCGTCAGGGTCGCCTGTGTTTAACTCATCATGGGAAGTTGTAGCGCTTCACCGCGCTGGTGGAATGCTACGAGAGCCGAATTCGCCATCGACTCGACAGTACTTTCGAAACGAAGGAACTCCCATCGAACTAATCCGCAATCGGTTAGTCGACGAAGGAGTCATCTCTTGA
- a CDS encoding helix-turn-helix transcriptional regulator → MTTHEQQRSLSRQLLRARLAAELSQNQVATALQLSVKEVAALESGERLVSTLELSKLAKLFRQPIRSFVFDENLGEPSGRMPDSDSALQQMLDELATREPNAISDDERSAALQLALYAFKSEEISAGKLRDVGALLGISAEELLKLRPNDE, encoded by the coding sequence ATGACTACTCACGAACAACAGCGATCGCTATCACGTCAGCTCTTGAGAGCTCGACTTGCCGCTGAACTCTCTCAAAACCAAGTAGCGACGGCCCTACAACTCTCGGTAAAGGAAGTCGCTGCGTTGGAATCCGGTGAGCGTCTAGTCAGCACCCTTGAACTTTCCAAACTCGCCAAGTTGTTCCGGCAACCAATCAGGTCATTCGTTTTCGATGAGAATCTCGGGGAGCCGTCCGGCCGAATGCCGGATTCCGATTCGGCCCTTCAGCAAATGCTGGATGAGCTTGCGACTCGAGAGCCGAACGCCATCAGCGACGACGAGCGATCTGCCGCGTTGCAATTGGCGCTGTACGCGTTTAAATCGGAAGAAATCTCGGCAGGCAAACTGAGAGATGTCGGTGCGTTGCTCGGCATATCAGCAGAAGAGTTGTTAAAGCTACGTCCAAATGACGAGTAA
- a CDS encoding four helix bundle protein, with translation MAFAFEKLLVYQKSVDFVDAVCTATEQFLRGYGFLVDQLNRAALSISSNIAEGNGRFTKAERKHFFGIARGSVQECVPQLELAKRRGLIDEPKHVKLKSQLEDISRMLSGLINGLENREI, from the coding sequence ATGGCCTTCGCATTCGAGAAGCTTCTCGTCTACCAAAAGTCCGTCGACTTCGTTGACGCAGTCTGCACCGCCACCGAACAATTTCTACGCGGCTATGGTTTCCTCGTAGATCAACTCAATCGCGCCGCGTTATCGATTTCATCCAACATTGCCGAAGGCAATGGTCGATTCACCAAAGCCGAGCGCAAACACTTTTTCGGCATCGCACGGGGCTCCGTCCAAGAATGCGTCCCTCAACTTGAACTCGCGAAACGTCGAGGTCTGATCGACGAGCCCAAGCACGTCAAACTCAAATCCCAACTTGAAGATATCTCTCGCATGCTATCCGGCTTGATCAATGGACTCGAGAACCGCGAAATATAA
- a CDS encoding four helix bundle protein, producing the protein MTFQFEKLLVYQKAVDFADQVCATTEVFTRGYGFLVDQLNRAALSVSANIAEGNGRFTKADRKNFFIIARGSVQECVPLLELARRRSLIDEEKHIELKLQLEEISKMLSGLISGLANRKVLRPILNRVPEKFNWCLVTPIRLWRIESRGEKVDSRKTGPEQVCIALLTPIQLQNLLSPSLLGLRSTHYFLKPQRRQTRLLQSNAPSSSLSLLAHPFSTARENHGLRIREASRLPKVRRLR; encoded by the coding sequence ATGACTTTCCAATTCGAGAAGCTCCTAGTCTACCAAAAAGCGGTTGACTTCGCCGATCAAGTCTGTGCCACCACCGAAGTGTTCACGCGAGGCTACGGTTTTCTTGTCGACCAACTCAATCGTGCCGCTCTATCCGTCTCTGCTAACATTGCCGAAGGAAACGGTCGCTTCACCAAAGCTGACCGCAAGAACTTCTTCATCATCGCACGCGGGTCGGTTCAGGAATGCGTGCCGCTACTCGAACTTGCGCGTCGCCGAAGCTTGATCGATGAAGAAAAGCATATTGAGCTCAAATTGCAACTCGAAGAGATCTCCAAAATGCTCTCCGGCCTAATCAGCGGTTTGGCGAATCGCAAAGTCTTACGTCCAATCCTGAACCGCGTCCCAGAAAAGTTCAACTGGTGTCTTGTCACCCCGATTCGCCTTTGGCGAATAGAGAGTAGAGGGGAGAAAGTAGATAGTAGAAAAACAGGACCGGAGCAGGTTTGCATCGCACTCCTCACACCGATCCAACTACAAAATCTTCTTTCTCCCTCTCTACTCGGTCTACGTTCCACTCACTACTTTCTAAAACCGCAGCGTCGTCAAACACGATTGCTGCAATCCAACGCCCCATCTAGCAGTCTGTCACTTCTAGCCCATCCCTTCTCCACCGCCCGAGAGAACCATGGCCTTCGCATTCGAGAAGCTTCTCGTCTACCAAAAGTCCGTCGACTTCGTTGA